The sequence CCTAAGTACTCTTCTAACCTTTTAGTTAATTTCTGATGTAATGGGCCAAAATTAGTATACCAGCCATTTTCATGAACTTGTTTTAAGTAATTGGTAAGCTTTATTATATCTGGTTCTACAGGTTGGTTTAATTTAATATCCATCTCAATCCAATAAGCTCATTAAATACTGGCCATAACCATTTTTCAACATAGGTTTTGCGAGACTCTTTAGCTGCAATTCCGTTAACCAACCATTATTAAAGGAAATTTCTTCTAGACAAGCAATCTTGAATCCCTGTCTATGTTCAATTGTCTGTACAAATTGTCCCGCTTCTAATAGGGATTCATGTTTACCAGTATCAAGCCACGCAAAACCTCGACCTAACAACTCAACATTCAAATCTCCACGTTCTAAGTAGGTGTTATTCACACAAGTAATCTCTAATTCACCACGTACTGATGGCTTTATTAGTTTAGATATTTCAACCACATCATTATCATAGAAATACAAGCCTGTTACTGCATAATTTGACTTTGCTCGCACTGGTTTTTCTTCTATAGAAATTGCTTTTTTGTTTTTATCAAATTCGACCACACCAAAATGCTCAGGATCCTTAACTTGATAACCAAAAACCGTAGCGCCTTGTCTTTTGGTTGCGGCATTTATTAGCTTTGGGGAAAAGCCTTGCCCATAAAAAATATTATCACCTAGTGCTAAACACACATTATCATTACCGATAAACTCTTCACCAATAATAAAGGCTTGTGCTAAACCGTCTGGACTGGGCTGAATGGCATAGCTAAGATTGATACCAAAATCACTACCATCACCTAACAAACGAATAAAAGCAGCTTGGTCTTCGGGTCTTGTGATTATTAATATGTCCCTTATACCAGCCAACATAAGTACGGATATTGGATAGTAAATCATCGGCTTGTCATACACTGGAAGCAGCTGTTTAGATACACCTTTGGTAATCGGATAAAGGCGAGTACCGGAGCCGCCTGCAAGAACTATCCCTTTCATTTTTTATGCTCCAAGGCGCTCGCGTTGATAAGAACCATCTTGCACTCTTTTGCACCACTCCTGATTATTCAAGTACCACTCTACTGTTTTACGCAATCCACTTTCAAAGCTCTCGTCAGGAACCCAGCCCAGTTCACGCTGAATTTTAGAAGCATCAATAGCGTAGCGGACATCGTGGCCAGGGCGGTCGGTAACATAGGTTATCAGACTCTCAAAACCATCTGGATTCCCGCCTTCGCGGGAATAACGGCAAGAGGGAGCCAATTCTTCAAGCAGCGAACAGATGGTTTGCACTACCTCAATATTCTTCTGCTCGTTATGCCCACCTATGTTATAAGTTACCGCCACCTCGCCCTCGGTAACAACTTTGTAAAGAGCACGAGCATGATCTTCTACATACAACCAATCTCGAACCTGACTGCCATCTCCATACACAGGTAACGGCTTGCCTTCTAAGGCATTCAAGATCATGTGGGGGATTAATTTTTCAGGGAAATGATACGGGCCATAGTTGTTAGAACAGTTAGTAACAATCACCGGTAGGCCATAAGTGCGATGCCAAGCTCGAACAAGATGATCACTCGATGCTTTGGAAGCAGAGTATGGAGAGCTTGGCTCGTAATTGTTCTCTTCGGTGAAGAGAGCATCCGTACCATGCAAGTCACCATACACCTCATCGGTGCTAATGTGATGAAAACGGAAAGCGGCTTTGTGGTCGACATCGAGTGTATTCCAGTAGCTACGCGCCGCCTCTAACAAGGTAAAGGTGCCCATAATATTGGTCTGCATAAATTCAGCTGGGCCATCAATGGAACGATCAACATGAGACTCGGCCGCTAAATGCATAACCGCAGTCGGCTGATATTCTTCAAAAACCTCAGCCATAGCTAATGCATCACAAATATCTGCCTGAATAAAGTGATAACGTTCATGATCAGTAACTGACGCCAGAGATTCGACATTACCCGCATAGGTGAGTTTATCGACATTAACAACAGCGTCGTTTGTGTTTTCGATGATATGGCGTACAACAGCGCTACCGATAAAGCCCGCGCCACCAGTAACAAGAATTTTCACTTTCACCAGATCCCCTTTGTATCAATAATCACCAATGACTCAGGAACGTCACTGCAGCCTTTAAACTCAGCATGATCAACAAGCAACACAGCAATATCAGCCACTTCAAACGCTTCATCAACCGCCACTAACTGAGCATTTTCTGCCGCACGCTTTGGTAACTGTTCGATATTAGGCTCGACAAAATAGAGCGTTGCTGGGTGGCTAGCTGCAATGCTCATAGCAATGGCTAATGCAGGGCTTTCACGCAGATCATCAATATCTGGTTTAAACGCCAAACCAAAGCAAGCGATCTTCACATCTGCGGCTGTTTTAGTGGGATTGCACTGTAGAAATTCTGCTACCGCCAATTTTACTTTTTCAACCACCCACTCAGGCTTACTATCATTAACCTGACGAGCTGTATGGATCAGCTTTGCCAGCGCTGGCGTTTTAGACACGATAAACCACGGATCGACAGCAATGCAGTGGCCGCCAACGCCAGGACCGGGTTGCAGAATATTTACCCTTGGATGCCGATTAGCCAGTGCAATAAGCTCCCATACATCTATGTTCAGCGTGTCGCAAATAAGTGACAGTTCATTGGCAAAAGCAATGCTAACATCACGAGATGCATTCTCGGTAAGTTTGGCCATTTCTGCTGTACGGGCGTTGGTTATTACGCATTCACCCTGAACAAATGTTTTGTACAGCTCGACACTTCTCGCCGAACATTTTGCTGTCATGCCACCTATTACTCGGTCATTTTCTACCAACTCTCGAACTACATGCCCAGGTAATACCCGCTCTGGACAGTGCGCGACATTAATATCGGCATCTTCACCAGCTTGTTGTGGGAAAGTAAGATCTGAACGAGCTTCTGCCAACCATTCGGCCATCTGCTCCGTTGCGCCAACGGGTGAAGTTGATTCAAGGATAACCAGGTCACCTTTTTTAAGCACCGGTGCAATCGCATTAGCAGCTGATTCGATATATGCCAGATCAGGCTCAGGTACCTCACTTTCATTACATGGCTTGAACGGTGTTGGCACCGCAATCAAAAAGGCATCTGCGACCGCGGGCAAAGTAGTCGCAGTCAGGTACCCTTGGGTAACCGCAGCATGGACGATCATATCGAGTTCTGGCTCGACAATATGAATTTGCCCTTTGTTAATGGTGTTTACAGCATGCTGATTCACGTCAACACCGATTACTTTTTTCTTACGGGAGGCGAACATGGCCGCAGTCGGCAGACCAATGTAACCAAGACCAACTACTGATATAGTTTCAAAAGACATGGTTTTCCTTTAATTTACATTAAGCAGGTTCAACTTTCGTGCAGTAACAACGGTCAGTTAGCGAGCGTTTCAAGAATGCGTTTACAGGCAGATCCATCACCGTAAGGGTTGTGAGCAACACTCATTTTTGTGTATGCGCCTTCATCCGTTAACAGCGTTGTTAGTTCGGTAACTATTTGCCTTACATCGGTACCAACCAACTTTACCGTTCCTGCATCTACTGCTTCGGGCCTTTCTGTTGTTTCACGCATTACCAGAACCGGTTTGCCCAGCGATGGTGCTTCTTCCTGGATCCCTCCCGAGTCGGTCAGAATGACACTGGATCGATTCATTAAGTACACGAAGGGGAGATAATCCTGTGGTTCAATTAAAAACACGTTATCGAGACTCTTAAGCAGACGGTTTACAGGCTCCCGGACGTTAGGATTGAGATGAACAGGATAAACGAACTGTACAGATGGAAAGCGACTCGCCATGTAGGCTATGGCCTCACAGATACGTTCGAAACCGCCACCAAAGCTTTCACGCCTATGCCCAGTGATCAGCACCAGACGCTGAGTGGCATTCAAGAAATTAAACCTAGCACTTAGATTTGCTGCCAATTCTGTATCTGATTTCAATTTATCAACCACATCCAACAAAGCATCGATGACCGTATTACCGGTAACAACCACCTTAGATGCGTCTACATTTTCGTTAAGTAGATTTTTTCTTGAAGCATCGGTAGGCGCAAAGTGCAATTCGGCCAATGCACCTGTAAGCTTTCGATTACCCTCTTCTGGCCACGGCGAGTTGATGTTACCTGTCCTTAAACCTGCTTCTACATGGCCTACCTTTATCTGTTGATAATAAGATGCCAAAGTCGCTGATAACGTAGTGGCTGTGTCACCATGTACTAACACATAATCGGGGTTGAATTCTGCCAAAACTGGCTTCAAACCGTTTAAGATGCCACAAGTTACATCGGTAAGATCTTGGTTTGGTTTCATCAGGTTAAGATCGTAATCGGGAGTTATCTCAAAAAGCGCTAAGACCTGATCTAGCATTTCTCTATGCTGCGCAGTTACACATACTTTTGCATCAAAACGTTCGTCTTTAGCCAGAGCATGGACGAGAGGAGCCATTTTTATTGCTTCGGGTCTTGTTCCAAAGACGGTAAGTATTCTCATTGAGCGGTAACATCCTAATTTATAAACTTTAAACGATCAGATTAAACTTAAATATCAAAAGGTTAACCAAATAAAAACGGCCTCGTGCATTCCTTACGCAAAATTCGGGGAGGTGATTATTTTCGAAAGGATCAGGGTGAGCGGCGAGTCCAACGATATTGACTTTGATTTTGATTTTTAGGCTTTTTAAACCAACTTAGGCAGCTGATGTTTCAACATACCTAAGTTTAATCTTCAGCATCTTTACGCGAAAAATTCCTGATAAGTACAACCATCACCCCGAGCATGCCACCGAGCATCACGCCCAACACACAAATTAGCGCTCGTTTAGGCTTGGCCTTTTCTTCTGGAACAATTGCTGGGTCAACGGTCTTGAATACGTACTCTTCCCTGACTTCGGCGAGCATCACTGTTTTGGTCTGTTCTTCAATTAATTGGTAGAACACGGTTTGCATATCAGCCACTGAGGTCTTTTCCAGCTGTGCTTCCAGATATGCGATGCTGCGTTTAGCTTCATCGGTTTCTACGGTTTTGAGATGCTGATTAATATCTTTGACTAGAAGATCAACCCACTGCTTAGCAACGATGGGGGAGTGATGTTCAACGGACAGAGTGACAAACAATGTGGTTTCGTCTTGGACAACGTTTAATACCTCTTTTGAGAATACTTCATACGCTTCCCAAGCAGACGGTTTAGGCTTTTTAGGTGGTTCGACGTCCCGCAACCATGTTTTAGTTTTAACGTCATAGATTTCTGGATCGATGGCAAGCTCGCCGGACATTTTATTCCAGGATTTCGCAGCCATCAGCGGTACGAGCAAGCCATGACGTTCGATAAAGGATTGAATAAAAGCGCGGGATTTTAGGACTTTAATGGCCAGCCCTGTCTTATCTTCACCACCGCCGCCACCTAGGTTAACCCCTGCTAGGCTTGCTAACCCACCAAACTGCCCAGCCAAAGCGCGCAAGCCGCCGGCGCCGCCAGCACTTTCGGCGGGGGCGAGCAGTGCATCTGCTTTATAGATGTTGGGCTTGCTGATGGCGAATGCCACCGCGCCGACAGCAAAGATCGCCGTGATGGCGATGATTAGCAGTTTGCCGCGCCAAATGACGTTCCACAGTTCCCGCAGGTCTATTTCATCGTCTGCTGGTTGTTGCATGTAGGGCATCGGCATATAGCCTGGGTATTGGCCTGCATATGGCTGATTGTCGTTATTCAATGGTGCTGCACCTGATTGAAATGACGGCGACTGTTCTTGCCCGTTTGGAAGGGAAGTTGTCGCGGAAGAATGCGCAGGTGTTGTTTTGTTGCTTGGCATATAAATATCTGCTCAGTTTTATCTGCTGTTTATGTGCGTAGTAAATTAGTTTTTTGGGGAGGGAAAAAGCAAGCGCCCCCTCATCCTAGCCTTCTCCCACTAGGGGAGAAGGAACAAAAAGCATGAATCTTAGAAGCTGGGAGCAAAGCCCCCCTCATCTCAGCCTTCTCCCGCGAGGGGAGAAGGGGTTAGAACTAAAAGCAAACACCCCTCACCCCGGCCTTCTCCCACAAAGGGGAGAAGGAGAAAGAGCTAAACGCATTACAACGATGCTACGGCGGCTACGGCAACACCAGTCTGGTACAAGATCTGGGTGATGTTGGTCCAAAGCGTCAAGTTGTCCATGTACTCGACGTCTAATGGCACCACGATGGTGTCACCCGGTGCTAGTTGCATTGAACTGCTACCATTGAACCAGAATGATTTCTCAGGGATCATCACCGAACCGTTCGCCCGAATCACGTATATACGGTCATCATCCGCTTGCTTCTTCAAACCTCCGCTACGCGCGATATAGTCGTCTACGGTCAATCGGCCATCATACAAATGGGTAATAGGCAGCTGAACTTGCCCTAATACATTCAAAGAATTTCTAAACGCAGGCACCACCAACTCATCGCCCGGCTCTAAAGCAATATTGAATGCGCTATTCCCTTCCATCAATGCTGGAATATCAACCACCATACGGCCAACTGGTTCGATAGTCGTAATATCGTTCAGTAGCTGCTGAAGTTGATCATAGTCAACGAGCTGCCCTTGACCAGAGCCGCTACGCAAGCTCATTCCAGCTAACTCTGTTCTTAAATCTGATGCAATCTTGGTGAGGAATTTACTCTCCTGCTCTCGCACAGATGCACGAGTAAACACGCTACCATCGATGTGCGCATACTCGGTAAAGCCGCCTGCGCGCTTAATCACATCCATCATGGTCTCGCCGCGGCGGATCACATAGGTCCCAGGAAACACTACCTCACCGCGCAACACCACTTTCATCTCTTCCTGATAATCCGGAAGGTGGTGAATATTGATACGGTCTTTGCTCTGTAAAATATGATCCTGTGCATCATCGCCGCTAAGTGCTTGCTGCACATTAAATGACAGATGTTCAATACTGACTCTGAAATCGTTTTCAACGCGGTTACGTGCCAATTCTGCTGTTAGGGTGAATGCCGACTCACTTAAACCACCAGCGGCTGTCACTATGTCTGAAATACGGCCATTGGCGGGCAAAGGATAGACACCGGGATTTTTAACCGCGCCATCCACTTCAACTAGCTGTATCGGGGCCCCAGAGCGCCCTTGTGCCTGCAACTGATTAACGATAGGTAGGAGCAAGCGCTTGCGTGAATATTCATGGGCATCCTGATACGACAGCGTATTTCTATCCGCCTGCCCCGCCACCATCTGCTGTAGGCTTGATTCTTGGATCCCCATACTGGAAAGCTTGGTTTGGATCTCGTCTTCCAGCTCTTGCCCTTGCAAGCTGCCATCAACCCCCAAAAATGCCACCAGATATTCCCGCCAGAACTTGTTACTTTCAACGCGTTCTTCAAGTAACAACGAGCGGCGCTTTTGCAGTTGTTGGGGCGTTCCTGCAAGGTCTGACAGTGTCGTTGCTGCTGAGGACTTCCGCTCGTAACGGCTAAATAGCACGATGGTATCTCTGGAGGAGAGCAGATAGTCTTGCTCGCCAGCTTTGCCACTCAGCACATCGCCAGGGGAAAACTGCAGCACTTCGATATCACCGCGTACATTCAGTTCACGCACCACAAGGCCATAATCCAGATCCGCATAAGACATCAAGTCTGACGTACGGCTCTTTATCAGCGCTGATATACGCATGTTTTCACTCCAGGCGTAGAGGCCTGGGCGAGTCACTGCGCCCATCAAGGTAATTGAGCTGTCAAAGGATGAAGAGGCAGACAGCACACGAAGGAAGTCACCATCTTGCACCTTGCGCTTTAGATCGCTGTCATTGGTCAGATCAAGGTTATATGGCTTACGCAATTTAGAGCTGCCAATACGCTCTAAAACGCTCTGTCTAGGATAAGCACCGGATTTAAATCCACCTGCAACAGTAATTAAGTCGCCAATGGTTTCACTGCCTTTGATCTCGTATATCGCAGGGCGGCGCACTTCACCGTCAACGCTAACGGTATCCCCTACCGGCGGAATAAACACCACGTCACCAGACTGCAGACGCACATCACTGCTGGTATCACCTTTAGTCAATAGGTCATAAAGATCTAAGGTTGCGACTGTCTGACCTGCACGTTTGAGTTGGATATTACGCAAGGAGCCGATCTCATTGATGCCGCCATTGACAAACAACGCATGGGTCATGGTCGATAAAGCACTGACGGTATAGGCTCCGGGCTTGTGCGCTTCACCGAGCACAAATACTTGAATAGAGCGTAATTCACCTAAAGTGACATTCACGTTCACACCAATGGTTTGGCGCTTAACTTCCTCTTTAACGAACTTCTTTAATTCACTGTAAGTAAGACCGGCCACTTTTACTGGGCCTAATGAAGGAAAATCGATTGTTCCTTCGCGGGTCACACTGAATTCATGCTCGGCATCCTGCTTGCCATAAAGCTGGATATTAACCTTATCGCCAGGGCCGATAATATAATTACCCGGCACCAAGCTCATGTTCGCAGGGGCAAACGTCGAAGGACTACCAGCGAATAAGTCATAACCAAATGGCTTCAGCGTATCATCATCTTCTTCGTCAACAGCGGCACTGCTTTCCAACTCAACCGGCTCAATAGGATTGCCCTGCTCGTCAAACTGCGTACCTCGAGGGTAAACCAACGGCTGCTGCACTTGAGTTTGTACACTTCGTGAACCACCGTTGAGCTGATTTATATCAACACCATACTGCTTAGCCAACGCCTGTTGTTGTGCTTTAGGAAGGCGTTTGAACTGTTCTATCTGAGCCTGTGAGGGGCTTGCAGCGACAGTCGGAAATACAACGCAGCTAATGACAGCAAAAAGGAAAGTACTGAATATCTTACTTTTTATCATGGTTTAAGGCGTTCCAGCT comes from Corallincola holothuriorum and encodes:
- the rfbA gene encoding glucose-1-phosphate thymidylyltransferase RfbA, whose translation is MKGIVLAGGSGTRLYPITKGVSKQLLPVYDKPMIYYPISVLMLAGIRDILIITRPEDQAAFIRLLGDGSDFGINLSYAIQPSPDGLAQAFIIGEEFIGNDNVCLALGDNIFYGQGFSPKLINAATKRQGATVFGYQVKDPEHFGVVEFDKNKKAISIEEKPVRAKSNYAVTGLYFYDNDVVEISKLIKPSVRGELEITCVNNTYLERGDLNVELLGRGFAWLDTGKHESLLEAGQFVQTIEHRQGFKIACLEEISFNNGWLTELQLKSLAKPMLKNGYGQYLMSLLD
- the rfbB gene encoding dTDP-glucose 4,6-dehydratase, with amino-acid sequence MKILVTGGAGFIGSAVVRHIIENTNDAVVNVDKLTYAGNVESLASVTDHERYHFIQADICDALAMAEVFEEYQPTAVMHLAAESHVDRSIDGPAEFMQTNIMGTFTLLEAARSYWNTLDVDHKAAFRFHHISTDEVYGDLHGTDALFTEENNYEPSSPYSASKASSDHLVRAWHRTYGLPVIVTNCSNNYGPYHFPEKLIPHMILNALEGKPLPVYGDGSQVRDWLYVEDHARALYKVVTEGEVAVTYNIGGHNEQKNIEVVQTICSLLEELAPSCRYSREGGNPDGFESLITYVTDRPGHDVRYAIDASKIQRELGWVPDESFESGLRKTVEWYLNNQEWCKRVQDGSYQRERLGA
- the wecC gene encoding UDP-N-acetyl-D-mannosamine dehydrogenase, with the protein product MSFETISVVGLGYIGLPTAAMFASRKKKVIGVDVNQHAVNTINKGQIHIVEPELDMIVHAAVTQGYLTATTLPAVADAFLIAVPTPFKPCNESEVPEPDLAYIESAANAIAPVLKKGDLVILESTSPVGATEQMAEWLAEARSDLTFPQQAGEDADINVAHCPERVLPGHVVRELVENDRVIGGMTAKCSARSVELYKTFVQGECVITNARTAEMAKLTENASRDVSIAFANELSLICDTLNIDVWELIALANRHPRVNILQPGPGVGGHCIAVDPWFIVSKTPALAKLIHTARQVNDSKPEWVVEKVKLAVAEFLQCNPTKTAADVKIACFGLAFKPDIDDLRESPALAIAMSIAASHPATLYFVEPNIEQLPKRAAENAQLVAVDEAFEVADIAVLLVDHAEFKGCSDVPESLVIIDTKGIW
- the wecB gene encoding non-hydrolyzing UDP-N-acetylglucosamine 2-epimerase, translated to MRILTVFGTRPEAIKMAPLVHALAKDERFDAKVCVTAQHREMLDQVLALFEITPDYDLNLMKPNQDLTDVTCGILNGLKPVLAEFNPDYVLVHGDTATTLSATLASYYQQIKVGHVEAGLRTGNINSPWPEEGNRKLTGALAELHFAPTDASRKNLLNENVDASKVVVTGNTVIDALLDVVDKLKSDTELAANLSARFNFLNATQRLVLITGHRRESFGGGFERICEAIAYMASRFPSVQFVYPVHLNPNVREPVNRLLKSLDNVFLIEPQDYLPFVYLMNRSSVILTDSGGIQEEAPSLGKPVLVMRETTERPEAVDAGTVKLVGTDVRQIVTELTTLLTDEGAYTKMSVAHNPYGDGSACKRILETLAN
- a CDS encoding Wzz/FepE/Etk N-terminal domain-containing protein; this encodes MPMPYMQQPADDEIDLRELWNVIWRGKLLIIAITAIFAVGAVAFAISKPNIYKADALLAPAESAGGAGGLRALAGQFGGLASLAGVNLGGGGGEDKTGLAIKVLKSRAFIQSFIERHGLLVPLMAAKSWNKMSGELAIDPEIYDVKTKTWLRDVEPPKKPKPSAWEAYEVFSKEVLNVVQDETTLFVTLSVEHHSPIVAKQWVDLLVKDINQHLKTVETDEAKRSIAYLEAQLEKTSVADMQTVFYQLIEEQTKTVMLAEVREEYVFKTVDPAIVPEEKAKPKRALICVLGVMLGGMLGVMVVLIRNFSRKDAED
- a CDS encoding SLBB domain-containing protein, producing the protein MIKSKIFSTFLFAVISCVVFPTVAASPSQAQIEQFKRLPKAQQQALAKQYGVDINQLNGGSRSVQTQVQQPLVYPRGTQFDEQGNPIEPVELESSAAVDEEDDDTLKPFGYDLFAGSPSTFAPANMSLVPGNYIIGPGDKVNIQLYGKQDAEHEFSVTREGTIDFPSLGPVKVAGLTYSELKKFVKEEVKRQTIGVNVNVTLGELRSIQVFVLGEAHKPGAYTVSALSTMTHALFVNGGINEIGSLRNIQLKRAGQTVATLDLYDLLTKGDTSSDVRLQSGDVVFIPPVGDTVSVDGEVRRPAIYEIKGSETIGDLITVAGGFKSGAYPRQSVLERIGSSKLRKPYNLDLTNDSDLKRKVQDGDFLRVLSASSSFDSSITLMGAVTRPGLYAWSENMRISALIKSRTSDLMSYADLDYGLVVRELNVRGDIEVLQFSPGDVLSGKAGEQDYLLSSRDTIVLFSRYERKSSAATTLSDLAGTPQQLQKRRSLLLEERVESNKFWREYLVAFLGVDGSLQGQELEDEIQTKLSSMGIQESSLQQMVAGQADRNTLSYQDAHEYSRKRLLLPIVNQLQAQGRSGAPIQLVEVDGAVKNPGVYPLPANGRISDIVTAAGGLSESAFTLTAELARNRVENDFRVSIEHLSFNVQQALSGDDAQDHILQSKDRINIHHLPDYQEEMKVVLRGEVVFPGTYVIRRGETMMDVIKRAGGFTEYAHIDGSVFTRASVREQESKFLTKIASDLRTELAGMSLRSGSGQGQLVDYDQLQQLLNDITTIEPVGRMVVDIPALMEGNSAFNIALEPGDELVVPAFRNSLNVLGQVQLPITHLYDGRLTVDDYIARSGGLKKQADDDRIYVIRANGSVMIPEKSFWFNGSSSMQLAPGDTIVVPLDVEYMDNLTLWTNITQILYQTGVAVAAVASL